From Curtobacterium sp. SGAir0471, the proteins below share one genomic window:
- a CDS encoding cobalamin-independent methionine synthase II family protein produces the protein MPLQNSTDRILTTHTGSLPRTPELTALLVARDQGKPYDEQALREETAAVLARTVDAQLDAGIDVVNDGEVPRVGFSTYIRERLSGFGGSGHRKPTLDSVKFPEYAAFQARQIDEGAEFARVWDTPVAQGLLEYDQERAGIREDLDGFARELDRNAVAGRTPAGTFISAATPGIVATTLLLDEANPHYRDHREYVFALAEQLRVEYEEIVARGHVLQLDAPDLAMERVIHFGEASLDEFLAAVDLHVDALNHALRNIPKEQTRLHVCYGNWQGPHQDDVPVDVLLPHLYRAEVGSFSIPFGNPRHAHEFPAFRDLPLPDGAVLVPGVIDVTTNYLEHPQLVANRIVEAAEAVGDPTRIVAGTDCGLATFASYEFVASDVAWAKLRALVEGAEIASRRLFG, from the coding sequence GTGCCGCTCCAGAACTCGACCGACCGCATCCTGACCACGCACACCGGGTCGCTCCCCCGGACGCCCGAGCTGACCGCGCTCCTGGTCGCCCGCGACCAGGGGAAACCGTACGACGAACAGGCGCTCCGCGAGGAGACGGCCGCCGTCCTCGCGCGGACCGTCGACGCGCAGCTCGACGCGGGCATCGACGTCGTGAACGACGGCGAGGTCCCGCGCGTCGGCTTCTCGACGTACATCCGCGAGCGTCTGTCCGGCTTCGGCGGGTCGGGACACCGCAAGCCCACGCTCGACAGCGTGAAGTTCCCGGAGTACGCGGCGTTCCAGGCCCGGCAGATCGACGAGGGCGCCGAGTTCGCCCGCGTGTGGGACACCCCGGTGGCCCAGGGCCTGCTCGAGTACGACCAGGAGCGCGCCGGCATCCGCGAGGACCTCGACGGCTTCGCGCGCGAGCTCGACCGGAACGCCGTTGCCGGCCGCACCCCGGCGGGCACCTTCATCTCGGCCGCGACGCCGGGCATCGTCGCGACGACCCTGCTGCTCGACGAGGCGAACCCGCACTACCGCGACCACCGCGAGTACGTCTTCGCCCTGGCTGAGCAGCTCCGCGTCGAGTACGAGGAGATCGTCGCACGCGGGCACGTCCTGCAGCTCGACGCCCCGGACCTCGCCATGGAGCGCGTCATCCACTTCGGGGAAGCGTCGCTCGACGAGTTCCTCGCGGCCGTCGACCTGCACGTCGACGCCCTGAACCACGCGCTGCGGAACATCCCGAAGGAGCAGACCCGGTTGCACGTCTGCTACGGCAACTGGCAGGGACCGCACCAGGACGACGTCCCCGTCGACGTGCTGCTCCCCCACCTGTACCGGGCGGAGGTCGGCTCCTTCAGCATCCCGTTCGGCAACCCGCGGCACGCGCACGAGTTCCCGGCGTTCCGTGACCTGCCGCTGCCCGACGGCGCGGTGCTCGTGCCCGGTGTCATCGACGTCACGACGAACTACCTGGAGCACCCGCAGCTCGTCGCGAACCGGATCGTCGAGGCCGCCGAGGCCGTCGGGGACCCCACGCGGATCGTCGCGGGGACGGACTGCGGCCTGGCCACGTTCGCCAGCTACGAGTTCGTCGCGTCCGACGTCGCGTGGGCGAAGCTCCGCGCGCTCGTCGAGGGCGCCGAGATCGCGTCGCGCCGCCTGTTCGGCTGA
- a CDS encoding AAA family ATPase has translation MSVRGRSVRTVTRPDIHTVGELRAAGHVQKSVRAEIRDNLLQALREGRDPWPGLHGFETTVIPQLERALIAGHDVVLLGERGQGKTRLLRTLQGLLDEWTPVITGSELGEHPFEPITTASTHRAEDLGDALPISWVHRDERYVEKLATPDTSVADLIGDVDPMKVAEGRSLGDPETIHFGLIPRGHRGIVAINELPDLAERIQVAMLNVMEERDVQIRGYVLRLPLDVLVVASANPEDYTNRGRIITPLKDRFGAEIRTHYPIELADEVAVIRQEAQLTAEVPDALIEILARFTRALRQSSAVDQRSGVSARFAIAGAETISAAAVHRAARQGEEHPVARPIDLETAVDVLGGKIEFENGEEDRADEVLEHLLRTATAETVRSRFRGIDFGVLVEALDGGTMVTTGEQVSARAFLEGLPSIGESDVYDQVCERLGATDDGERAGAIELALEGLFLARRISKESGGGEAVYG, from the coding sequence ATGTCGGTGCGCGGGCGTAGCGTGCGGACCGTGACCCGACCTGACATCCACACGGTCGGCGAGCTCCGCGCTGCTGGGCACGTCCAGAAGTCGGTCCGCGCCGAGATCCGCGACAACCTCCTCCAGGCCCTGCGCGAGGGCCGCGACCCCTGGCCCGGCCTGCACGGCTTCGAGACCACCGTCATCCCGCAGCTCGAACGCGCGCTCATCGCCGGGCACGACGTCGTGCTGCTCGGCGAGCGCGGGCAGGGCAAGACCCGCCTGCTCCGCACCCTGCAGGGACTGCTCGACGAGTGGACCCCGGTGATCACCGGGTCCGAGCTCGGCGAGCACCCCTTCGAACCGATCACGACGGCGAGCACCCATCGCGCCGAGGACCTCGGCGACGCCCTGCCGATCTCGTGGGTGCACCGCGACGAGCGCTACGTCGAGAAGCTCGCGACCCCGGACACCAGCGTCGCCGACCTGATCGGCGACGTCGACCCGATGAAGGTCGCGGAAGGGCGCAGCCTCGGCGACCCCGAGACCATCCACTTCGGCCTGATCCCCCGCGGTCACCGCGGCATCGTGGCGATCAACGAGCTGCCCGACCTGGCGGAGCGCATCCAGGTCGCGATGCTCAACGTGATGGAGGAACGCGACGTCCAGATCCGCGGCTACGTGCTGCGCCTGCCGCTCGACGTGCTCGTCGTCGCGAGCGCCAACCCCGAGGACTACACGAACCGCGGTCGGATCATCACGCCGCTGAAGGACCGCTTCGGCGCCGAGATCCGCACGCACTACCCGATCGAGCTCGCGGACGAGGTCGCGGTCATCCGACAAGAGGCGCAGCTCACCGCCGAGGTGCCGGACGCACTGATCGAGATCCTCGCCCGCTTCACCCGCGCCCTGCGCCAGTCGAGCGCCGTCGACCAGCGCAGCGGCGTCAGCGCACGCTTCGCGATCGCCGGGGCCGAGACGATCTCCGCCGCGGCCGTGCACCGTGCGGCGCGGCAGGGCGAGGAGCACCCGGTCGCCCGGCCGATCGACCTCGAGACCGCGGTCGACGTGCTCGGCGGCAAGATCGAGTTCGAGAACGGTGAAGAGGACCGTGCCGACGAGGTCCTCGAGCACCTCCTCCGCACCGCGACGGCCGAGACCGTGCGCTCGCGCTTCCGCGGGATCGACTTCGGTGTCCTCGTCGAGGCGCTCGACGGCGGCACGATGGTGACCACCGGTGAGCAGGTCAGCGCGCGGGCGTTCCTCGAGGGACTGCCCTCGATCGGCGAGTCCGACGTGTACGACCAGGTCTGCGAGCGGCTCGGGGCGACCGACGACGGCGAGCGGGCCGGCGCGATCGAGCTCGCGCTCGAGGGGCTCTTCCTCGCCCGCCGCATCAGCAAGGAGTCGGGGGGCGGCGAGGCCGTCTATGGCTAG